A stretch of the Streptosporangium sp. NBC_01755 genome encodes the following:
- a CDS encoding aminomethyltransferase family protein, giving the protein MESVLANAHPEETVFGEVRDATVPLRFSTPAEEYKAIRERAALLDLSGFGLIEISGDGAVDFAQRVLARDVEYLTSERCMMSLVLDESGQIVDQVVVWGRENGMFLESSCGAGPRLLEHLQKHNDEGVDIVDRSAELTILGLEGPYAWGVVGRLIDSELASLPFEAVADTTWNGVDIVFGRTGFTSEYGYQMIVPAESAAELWRQSLEQAVPAGHEVLEIAMLEVRQPVIRHEANDGVGIIEGGANWLVDITKESFIGRDAVLEAFNGPVGRRTLGFSGGESIPEPGTRVLAAGQDIGEVVYAVHSLGLDTTLGLVRVDAEFAAAGLPFTIGDAEVTTLTSPYITPKSWSIPII; this is encoded by the coding sequence CAAGGCCATCAGGGAGCGGGCCGCACTGCTCGACCTGAGCGGGTTCGGCCTGATCGAGATCAGCGGTGACGGCGCCGTCGACTTCGCGCAGCGGGTTCTCGCCCGCGACGTCGAGTACCTGACCTCCGAGCGCTGCATGATGAGCCTCGTCCTGGACGAGTCGGGGCAGATCGTCGACCAGGTGGTCGTGTGGGGCCGGGAGAACGGGATGTTCCTGGAGAGCTCCTGCGGTGCCGGACCGCGCCTGCTGGAGCACCTGCAGAAGCACAACGACGAGGGCGTCGACATCGTCGACCGCTCCGCCGAGCTGACGATCCTGGGTCTGGAGGGCCCCTACGCCTGGGGCGTGGTGGGCCGGCTGATCGACAGCGAGCTGGCCTCGCTGCCGTTCGAGGCCGTGGCGGACACGACCTGGAACGGCGTGGACATCGTGTTCGGTCGGACCGGGTTCACCAGCGAGTACGGCTACCAGATGATCGTGCCCGCCGAGTCGGCCGCCGAGCTGTGGAGGCAGTCGCTGGAGCAGGCGGTGCCCGCCGGTCACGAGGTGCTGGAGATCGCCATGCTGGAGGTCCGGCAGCCGGTGATCCGTCACGAGGCGAACGACGGGGTCGGCATCATCGAGGGCGGCGCCAACTGGCTCGTCGACATCACCAAGGAGTCGTTCATCGGCAGGGACGCGGTGCTGGAGGCGTTCAACGGCCCCGTCGGCCGCCGGACCCTCGGCTTCAGCGGTGGCGAGTCGATCCCCGAGCCGGGCACCCGGGTCCTGGCCGCCGGTCAGGACATCGGCGAGGTGGTGTACGCGGTGCACAGCCTCGGGCTGGACACCACGCTCGGCCTGGTGCGGGTGGACGCGGAGTTCGCCGCGGCGGGCCTGCCGTTCACCATCGGCGACGCCGAGGTCACCACGCTGACCAGCCCCTACATCACGCCCAAGAGCTGGAGCATCCCGATCATCTGA
- a CDS encoding beta-ketoacyl-[acyl-carrier-protein] synthase family protein yields the protein MASRPVVITGLGVICAIGRDPTEFWLRLMSGQGGVTPVDDEAFAVFTARYAGQVPAEWITGQLPDSDAALDRTAQLALIAARQAIGQAGLSADDIEADRFGLVLGKCQATPDAAGRYQPMHRTGDVVAGRLGMRGPRILVSTACAAGGNAVGLAKDKILTGEADVVLAGGVDPLLFGTYAGFAGLQALSTGPCAPYSRSDGLNLGEGAAFLLLEPLDRALARGATPLAEVAGYGLSADAYHATAPDPTGRGGASAVRRALADAGMSTGDVSYVSGHGTGTPANDAMEVKVMRAVFGDRAPQVPTSSIKSFIGHTLGAAGAVEAVAGVLALQHGMAPPTIGFDTEVTTDLDFVPNVARQLPIETVVSNNYAFGGNNVALALTVPGGEREYEEFPDRPVVISGLGPVSGLGTGIAELAEAIAEGRQAAGRAPSLEGRTFAPRSLWRHMNHLSRMAIAASRLAWEDAGIKLPRAALDNVGLIFATAAGSVESTGGFDESVAVDPNKPAVLSFSNVVLNATGGAVCQTLGLRGPTTTICNGEASASIALDCAVEMIKAGKADVVLVVAADETTATAAGDAGDTVVTPYDRERTGSVPGSAAVAVLVESAEHCAARGGRGYARILGSGHAGTGEQGERESIRRSLAGVPAERVGLVVGAGTGGRYDADEASVLLELVPDGLLTTSVGQTGDCQAASGAMNLAVAALAIRDGIAPALHGLERPYAGGVESYVRKPHLSEPVGQALVLTAAADSVRGAVLLGAMT from the coding sequence ATGGCGTCGCGCCCCGTCGTCATCACCGGTCTGGGTGTCATCTGCGCCATCGGCCGTGACCCGACCGAGTTCTGGCTGCGGCTCATGTCCGGCCAGGGTGGTGTCACCCCGGTAGACGACGAGGCGTTCGCCGTGTTCACCGCCAGGTACGCGGGCCAGGTCCCCGCGGAGTGGATCACCGGGCAACTGCCGGACTCCGACGCCGCCCTGGACCGCACCGCCCAGCTGGCCCTCATCGCGGCACGTCAGGCCATCGGCCAGGCGGGGCTGTCGGCGGACGACATCGAGGCCGACCGGTTCGGGCTGGTGCTCGGCAAGTGCCAGGCGACCCCCGACGCGGCGGGCCGCTACCAGCCCATGCACCGCACCGGCGACGTGGTGGCCGGGCGGCTGGGCATGCGCGGGCCGCGCATCCTGGTGTCGACCGCGTGCGCGGCCGGCGGCAACGCCGTCGGCCTGGCCAAGGACAAGATCCTCACCGGCGAGGCGGACGTGGTGCTGGCCGGTGGCGTAGACCCGCTGCTGTTCGGGACCTACGCCGGATTCGCCGGGCTGCAGGCGCTCAGCACCGGCCCCTGCGCGCCCTACAGCCGCTCCGACGGTCTCAACCTCGGCGAGGGCGCGGCCTTCCTGCTGCTCGAACCGCTGGACCGGGCGCTGGCCAGGGGGGCGACCCCACTGGCCGAGGTCGCCGGGTACGGGCTGTCCGCGGACGCCTACCACGCGACCGCGCCCGACCCCACCGGGCGAGGCGGCGCGAGCGCGGTACGCCGGGCGCTGGCCGACGCGGGCATGAGCACCGGCGACGTGAGTTACGTCAGCGGTCACGGCACCGGGACGCCGGCCAACGACGCGATGGAGGTCAAGGTGATGCGGGCGGTCTTCGGTGACCGCGCGCCGCAGGTGCCCACCAGCAGCATCAAGTCCTTCATCGGCCACACCCTGGGCGCGGCCGGCGCGGTCGAGGCGGTCGCCGGCGTGCTGGCACTCCAGCACGGCATGGCGCCGCCGACCATCGGCTTCGACACCGAGGTCACGACGGACCTGGACTTCGTGCCCAACGTGGCCAGGCAGCTGCCGATCGAGACCGTGGTCTCCAACAACTACGCCTTCGGCGGCAACAACGTCGCGCTCGCGCTGACCGTCCCGGGTGGCGAGCGCGAGTACGAGGAGTTCCCCGACCGGCCGGTCGTGATCAGCGGGCTGGGCCCGGTCAGCGGGCTGGGCACCGGGATCGCCGAACTGGCCGAGGCCATCGCGGAAGGCCGCCAGGCCGCCGGCCGGGCGCCCTCGCTGGAGGGGCGGACGTTCGCGCCCCGCTCGCTCTGGCGGCACATGAACCACCTGTCCAGGATGGCGATCGCGGCCTCCCGGCTGGCCTGGGAGGACGCCGGGATCAAGCTGCCCAGGGCGGCGCTGGACAACGTCGGGCTGATCTTCGCGACCGCGGCGGGCTCGGTGGAGAGCACCGGCGGATTCGACGAGAGCGTCGCGGTCGACCCGAACAAGCCGGCCGTGCTGAGCTTCTCCAACGTCGTGCTGAACGCCACCGGCGGCGCGGTCTGCCAGACCCTGGGACTGCGCGGCCCGACCACCACGATCTGCAACGGCGAGGCCTCGGCCTCGATCGCGCTGGACTGCGCGGTCGAGATGATCAAGGCCGGCAAGGCGGACGTGGTGCTGGTGGTGGCGGCGGACGAGACGACGGCGACGGCCGCCGGGGACGCCGGAGACACGGTGGTCACCCCCTACGACCGGGAGCGCACGGGGTCCGTTCCCGGATCCGCGGCCGTGGCCGTCCTGGTGGAGTCGGCCGAGCACTGCGCCGCACGCGGGGGACGCGGGTACGCGCGAATCCTGGGCAGCGGCCACGCCGGCACCGGGGAGCAGGGCGAGCGGGAGTCGATCAGGCGCAGCCTGGCGGGTGTGCCCGCGGAGCGGGTCGGTCTGGTCGTCGGCGCGGGCACCGGTGGCCGGTACGACGCCGACGAGGCGTCGGTCCTGCTCGAACTGGTGCCGGACGGCCTGCTCACCACCTCGGTCGGGCAGACCGGTGACTGCCAGGCGGCGTCGGGCGCGATGAACCTCGCCGTGGCGGCCCTGGCGATCCGCGACGGGATCGCCCCCGCGCTGCACGGCCTTGAGCGGCCGTACGCGGGCGGGGTGGAGTCCTACGTCAGGAAGCCGCACCTGTCGGAACCGGTCGGTCAAGCGCTGGTGCTGACCGCGGCGGCCGACTCGGTGCGCGGAGCCGTCCTGCTGGGGGCGATGACATGA
- a CDS encoding nitroreductase family protein codes for MRPDQEAGTPFDVLETDRLLTTTRSVRRRLDLDRPVPREVVEEALEVAVQAPTANNQQHWRWLVVTEPAIKEKLAEMMRVSWNFHRNDVWTSAGRRRNSEAARRNNASVTALAEGIARVPVLVIPCVLGRPPDIAAIDAEWERRVAAKPADDGGYDVRLGAMRASTFYGSIFPAIWSFQLALRSRGLGSTITCMHVPFERQVGELLNIPSGVTQVCMVPVAYTIGTDFRPAKRYRARERTYWEGWQA; via the coding sequence ATGAGACCGGACCAGGAGGCCGGCACGCCGTTCGACGTCCTGGAGACCGATCGGCTGCTGACCACCACCCGGTCCGTCCGGCGGCGGCTCGACCTTGACCGGCCGGTGCCGCGCGAGGTGGTGGAGGAGGCCCTGGAGGTCGCCGTCCAAGCCCCGACCGCCAACAACCAGCAGCACTGGCGCTGGCTGGTGGTCACCGAGCCCGCCATCAAGGAGAAGCTCGCCGAGATGATGCGGGTCTCCTGGAACTTCCACCGCAACGACGTATGGACCAGTGCCGGCCGCAGAAGGAACAGCGAGGCGGCGCGGCGGAACAACGCCTCGGTGACCGCGCTGGCCGAGGGGATCGCCAGGGTGCCCGTCCTGGTCATCCCCTGCGTGCTCGGCCGGCCGCCGGACATCGCCGCCATCGACGCCGAGTGGGAGCGGCGGGTGGCGGCCAAGCCCGCGGACGACGGCGGGTACGACGTCCGCCTCGGCGCCATGCGGGCGAGCACCTTCTACGGCTCGATCTTCCCGGCGATCTGGTCCTTCCAGCTGGCACTGCGCAGCCGGGGCCTTGGCAGCACGATCACCTGCATGCACGTGCCGTTCGAGCGGCAGGTGGGCGAACTGCTCAACATCCCGTCCGGGGTCACCCAGGTGTGCATGGTGCCGGTCGCCTACACGATCGGTACCGACTTCCGACCGGCGAAGCGGTACCGAGCCAGAGAACGTACGTATTGGGAGGGGTGGCAGGCATGA
- a CDS encoding FAD-dependent oxidoreductase produces MTVEYADVVVVGGGIAGASAASKLAAGGLSVVLLEKQKVYQDLVRGEWLAPWGVREAQLLGVADCFAAGGAWEIREWMTWDEAVPADEVEAVDMTRSMPEIGGPQSFPHHTVCELMAAQAADHGARLVMDAGRIKVTPGAEPRVTYWGDGTEHEIRTRMVLGATGRVGIVGRQIGVSMSGSVHHWGGGMTVEGLDDWPSDVQAMGTEGDVMFMVFPQGFGRARLYLNLATGIRHRYRGPDAVRNFLNAFELNCLPDRGKMVTQAIPAGPLAIWPSMTLIPDGPPLTEGVVLIGDEAGNGDTVLGTGLSCSMRDARTVADILLQNDDWSVGAFDPYLKERNARMERLNFGAAIIGKLYAEFGPEATERRRRARRLMSQNIALQVTGLLNMVPPEDVPEFGFSEFFAERLFRETA; encoded by the coding sequence ATGACCGTTGAGTACGCCGACGTCGTTGTCGTCGGTGGCGGAATCGCGGGCGCGTCCGCGGCCAGCAAGCTGGCCGCGGGTGGCCTGTCGGTCGTCTTGCTGGAGAAGCAGAAGGTCTACCAGGACCTGGTGCGCGGCGAGTGGCTGGCGCCCTGGGGCGTCAGGGAGGCCCAGCTGCTCGGTGTCGCCGACTGCTTCGCGGCGGGCGGCGCCTGGGAGATCCGCGAGTGGATGACCTGGGACGAGGCCGTGCCCGCGGACGAGGTCGAGGCCGTCGACATGACCAGGTCGATGCCCGAGATCGGCGGCCCGCAGTCGTTCCCGCACCACACGGTGTGCGAGCTGATGGCGGCGCAGGCGGCGGACCACGGCGCCAGGCTGGTGATGGACGCGGGCCGGATCAAGGTCACCCCCGGCGCGGAGCCGAGGGTCACCTACTGGGGCGACGGCACCGAGCACGAGATCAGGACCAGGATGGTGCTCGGCGCCACCGGGCGGGTCGGCATCGTCGGCCGGCAGATCGGTGTCTCGATGAGCGGCTCCGTGCACCACTGGGGCGGCGGCATGACGGTCGAGGGACTGGACGACTGGCCCTCCGACGTGCAGGCGATGGGCACCGAGGGCGATGTCATGTTCATGGTGTTCCCGCAGGGCTTCGGCCGGGCGCGGCTCTATCTCAACCTCGCGACCGGCATCCGGCACCGCTACCGCGGGCCCGACGCGGTGCGGAACTTCCTGAACGCCTTCGAGCTCAACTGCCTGCCCGACCGGGGCAAGATGGTGACCCAGGCGATCCCCGCGGGGCCGCTGGCGATCTGGCCGTCGATGACGCTCATCCCCGACGGGCCGCCGCTGACCGAGGGCGTCGTGCTGATCGGCGACGAGGCGGGAAACGGCGACACCGTGCTGGGCACCGGCCTGTCGTGCAGCATGCGCGACGCCAGGACCGTCGCCGACATCCTGCTGCAGAACGACGACTGGTCGGTGGGCGCCTTCGACCCCTACCTGAAGGAGCGCAACGCGCGGATGGAGCGCCTGAACTTCGGCGCGGCCATCATCGGCAAGCTGTACGCGGAGTTCGGGCCCGAGGCCACCGAGCGGCGCAGGCGCGCCCGCCGGTTGATGTCGCAGAACATCGCACTGCAGGTGACGGGGCTGTTGAACATGGTGCCCCCGGAGGATGTGCCGGAGTTCGGCTTCAGTGAGTTCTTCGCCGAACGGCTGTTTAGGGAGACCGCATGA
- a CDS encoding alpha/beta fold hydrolase — protein sequence MSMESLVNRTLHVNGVDIAFADQGEGDPVVLLHGFPDSSYLWRHQIPALVEAGFRVIAPDLRGFGESGKPQEVEAYDMQTIVNDVVELTLALGIRKAHLVGHDWGAAIAWMYSFLMPRRVDHLAVLSVGHPGVFSTPTLEQRAASWYMLFYQFPGVSEALLRRNGWRLFKQIMGRDGDHTRYLRDLARPGALTAGLNWYRANRSPESELRPERPFPPVLAPTLGIWSAGDKAMMEEGMTGSAKYVKGPWRYERIEDAGHWIPLDAPEQVNKLLIGFLGTEKPAEAANRRRRRL from the coding sequence ATGAGCATGGAATCGTTGGTCAACAGGACGCTGCACGTCAACGGCGTCGACATCGCGTTCGCCGACCAGGGCGAGGGCGATCCGGTGGTCCTGCTGCACGGATTCCCGGACTCCTCCTACCTGTGGCGCCACCAGATCCCGGCGCTGGTCGAGGCGGGCTTCCGGGTCATCGCACCGGACCTGAGAGGGTTCGGCGAGTCCGGCAAGCCGCAGGAGGTCGAAGCCTACGACATGCAGACGATCGTCAACGACGTCGTCGAGCTGACCCTGGCACTGGGCATCCGCAAGGCGCACCTGGTCGGCCACGACTGGGGCGCGGCCATCGCGTGGATGTACTCGTTCCTGATGCCCCGCAGGGTCGACCACCTGGCCGTGCTGTCGGTCGGCCACCCGGGGGTGTTCTCCACCCCGACGCTGGAGCAGCGGGCGGCCTCCTGGTACATGCTCTTCTACCAGTTCCCCGGGGTGAGCGAGGCGCTGCTGCGCCGCAACGGGTGGCGGCTGTTCAAGCAGATCATGGGCCGCGACGGCGACCACACCCGCTACCTGCGCGACCTCGCCCGCCCGGGTGCGCTGACCGCCGGCCTGAACTGGTACCGGGCCAACCGCTCACCGGAGTCCGAACTCCGCCCCGAGCGGCCCTTCCCGCCGGTGCTCGCCCCCACGCTGGGCATCTGGTCGGCCGGTGACAAGGCCATGATGGAGGAGGGCATGACCGGCTCCGCCAAGTACGTCAAGGGCCCCTGGCGCTACGAGCGGATCGAGGACGCCGGCCACTGGATCCCCCTCGACGCCCCCGAGCAGGTCAACAAGCTGCTGATCGGCTTCCTGGGCACCGAGAAGCCGGCCGAGGCGGCCAACCGCCGCAGGCGGCGGCTCTAG
- a CDS encoding ACP S-malonyltransferase — MLGFLFPGQGTVRVGMGAWLRRKPVAAEVFAQADESLEQPISPLCAKGPLDRLVATEHAQPAVTVCNLAALAVLRADGHEPGLVAGHSVGELSALYAAGVLDLAGTLRLVEIRSRLMAEVGVTGGMSAVMGLAVEEVEALAAEAATADEPLVVGLENAPGHVVVSGALPAIERLGKLASGARKIVPLQVGNAFHSPLMAPAVPGWREAVRAAPMAPPRVPLVPNVTAEPTMDLDLIREALITQLTERVRWTETVRRTTTTTLCVEVGDSKVLTGLSRGVGARCLSMTDPGTPRRLAQERGA, encoded by the coding sequence ATGCTCGGGTTCCTGTTTCCCGGACAGGGCACGGTCCGCGTCGGCATGGGCGCCTGGCTGCGCCGCAAGCCGGTGGCCGCGGAGGTGTTCGCCCAGGCGGACGAGTCGCTTGAGCAGCCGATCTCACCGCTCTGCGCCAAGGGACCGCTGGACCGCCTGGTCGCCACCGAGCACGCCCAGCCGGCGGTGACCGTGTGCAACCTGGCGGCGCTGGCCGTGCTGCGCGCCGACGGGCACGAACCCGGCCTGGTCGCGGGGCACAGCGTCGGCGAGCTCAGCGCGCTGTACGCGGCCGGCGTGCTCGACCTGGCGGGCACGCTCCGGCTGGTGGAGATCCGTTCCCGGTTGATGGCCGAGGTCGGGGTGACGGGCGGGATGAGCGCGGTCATGGGGCTGGCGGTCGAGGAGGTCGAGGCGCTGGCAGCCGAGGCGGCCACCGCGGACGAGCCGCTCGTCGTGGGACTGGAGAACGCGCCGGGCCACGTGGTGGTCTCCGGTGCCCTGCCCGCGATCGAGCGGCTGGGCAAGCTGGCGAGCGGCGCCCGCAAGATCGTGCCGCTCCAGGTCGGCAACGCCTTCCACTCCCCGCTGATGGCCCCGGCCGTACCCGGCTGGCGGGAGGCGGTGCGCGCCGCGCCGATGGCGCCTCCCCGCGTCCCACTCGTCCCCAACGTCACCGCCGAACCCACGATGGACCTGGACCTGATCAGGGAGGCGCTGATCACCCAGCTCACCGAGCGGGTGCGGTGGACCGAGACCGTGCGGAGGACCACCACGACCACCCTCTGCGTCGAGGTGGGCGACAGCAAGGTGCTCACCGGGCTGTCCCGCGGCGTCGGCGCCCGCTGCCTGAGCATGACCGACCCCGGAACGCCGCGCCGGCTGGCCCAGGAGCGGGGCGCGTGA
- a CDS encoding phosphopantetheinyl transferase yields MSRWGCAMVTFAGLSRPKELLGEMRLEEVYTRGERLRSGTGRTLQHWAGRLAAKRAVLRLLDVAETAEHLGQAEVLPRPTPMCSRSAVCLHGHPPAVRLSGALADAAGDRERIRISISHTAAHALAVALISARLPEDDHLDGV; encoded by the coding sequence GTGAGCCGGTGGGGCTGCGCCATGGTCACCTTCGCCGGACTCTCCCGGCCGAAGGAACTCCTCGGCGAGATGCGGCTGGAGGAGGTCTACACCCGCGGCGAGCGGCTCCGGTCGGGGACCGGCCGCACCCTCCAGCACTGGGCGGGGCGCCTCGCCGCCAAGCGGGCGGTGCTGCGCCTGCTGGACGTCGCGGAGACCGCCGAGCATCTCGGCCAGGCGGAGGTGCTGCCCCGGCCCACCCCGATGTGCTCCCGGAGTGCCGTCTGCCTGCACGGGCACCCGCCCGCCGTACGGCTGAGCGGTGCCCTCGCCGACGCGGCGGGGGACAGGGAGCGGATCCGGATATCCATCAGTCACACCGCCGCCCACGCGCTGGCGGTCGCGCTGATCTCGGCGCGGCTCCCCGAAGACGACCACCTCGATGGGGTTTGA
- a CDS encoding ester cyclase — protein MDMRQIAESHLKAWQSGDAEAVAASVDAFDDPDTAGPLSGDALAAHAGEVLARFGNLRFHIEHLAVTEETAVLSWTLEADHRAPYLAMPAVGRSVRVTGTDLLVRDGETVRVQRCFDRLAVAAALGFEARFVPEADEDRQFGVSSRTTLGRTARPGALALTWLEIDDGAQAAEADLLSAEVVKALRASKGFLGASTFDIGRRKFTLSAFDRPESVRAVHGRPHQRAMRRFFKGGLCTRVLTSIWLPAAVREYARCPDCETVFSTDEGAACGCGWVPERESLL, from the coding sequence ATGGACATGCGACAGATCGCGGAAAGCCACCTGAAGGCCTGGCAGAGCGGGGACGCCGAGGCCGTGGCCGCGTCGGTGGACGCCTTCGACGATCCGGACACGGCGGGCCCGCTGAGCGGGGACGCGCTGGCCGCCCACGCCGGCGAGGTGCTGGCCCGGTTCGGCAACCTGCGGTTTCACATCGAGCACCTGGCCGTCACCGAGGAGACGGCCGTGCTCTCCTGGACGCTGGAGGCCGACCACCGTGCCCCCTACCTGGCCATGCCCGCCGTCGGCCGATCCGTCCGCGTCACCGGGACCGACCTGCTGGTCAGGGATGGTGAGACCGTGCGCGTCCAGCGGTGCTTCGACCGGCTGGCCGTCGCCGCCGCGCTGGGATTCGAGGCGAGGTTCGTGCCCGAGGCCGACGAGGACCGGCAGTTCGGGGTGAGCTCGCGGACCACCCTGGGGCGTACCGCACGCCCCGGCGCCCTGGCACTGACCTGGCTGGAGATCGACGACGGCGCGCAGGCGGCCGAGGCCGACCTGCTCAGCGCGGAGGTCGTCAAGGCGTTGCGCGCCTCGAAGGGATTCCTCGGCGCCTCGACCTTCGACATCGGCAGGCGCAAGTTCACCCTGAGCGCCTTCGACCGCCCGGAGTCCGTCCGCGCCGTGCACGGCAGGCCCCACCAGCGGGCGATGCGGCGCTTCTTCAAGGGCGGGCTGTGCACCCGGGTGCTCACCAGCATCTGGCTGCCGGCCGCCGTCCGCGAATACGCTCGCTGTCCCGACTGCGAGACCGTCTTCTCCACGGACGAGGGCGCGGCCTGCGGATGCGGCTGGGTACCCGAGCGCGAATCCCTATTGTGA
- a CDS encoding alpha/beta fold hydrolase — translation MSTPSSPGPWSPFTAEHRLDDGDRPTIVFMSALFAGGWIWDHPYRRLESAGWPVLRTNEPICALDSKVVGSIERLGDVLLDVCDAVGVKDVIICANSLGGLVAIDLAGRFPERVRGIVVSGAPGLTPDPDVGLSFDRRASVQPAGEEFRDRMLGALFHGEPLFTEEQLEDTATLLRHPPAMVSMARSIKATRVYKVLPAMDKVTCPSMYVWGEYDRMTPAGAWVRALADYPQHEMVLVGECGHIPMVERADEYSVHLDRFLAPFDAAAAAAGAPA, via the coding sequence GTGTCCACCCCATCCTCTCCGGGCCCCTGGTCCCCCTTCACCGCCGAGCACCGGCTTGACGACGGCGACCGGCCAACGATCGTGTTCATGTCCGCCCTGTTCGCCGGAGGCTGGATCTGGGATCATCCCTACCGGCGGCTGGAGAGCGCGGGCTGGCCGGTGCTGCGTACCAACGAGCCCATCTGCGCGCTCGACAGCAAGGTGGTCGGCTCGATCGAACGACTTGGGGACGTGCTGCTCGATGTCTGTGACGCCGTGGGGGTCAAGGACGTCATCATCTGCGCCAACTCCCTCGGCGGCCTGGTGGCGATCGACCTGGCGGGCCGCTTCCCCGAGCGGGTGCGCGGCATCGTGGTGAGCGGGGCCCCGGGGCTGACCCCCGACCCCGACGTCGGCCTGAGCTTCGACCGCAGGGCCAGCGTGCAACCCGCGGGCGAGGAGTTCCGCGACCGCATGCTGGGCGCCCTGTTCCACGGCGAGCCGCTCTTCACCGAGGAGCAACTGGAGGACACCGCCACCCTGCTGCGGCACCCGCCCGCGATGGTGAGCATGGCCCGCAGCATCAAGGCCACCCGCGTCTACAAGGTGCTGCCGGCCATGGACAAGGTGACCTGCCCGTCGATGTACGTGTGGGGGGAGTACGACCGGATGACCCCGGCCGGCGCCTGGGTGAGGGCCCTCGCCGACTACCCGCAGCACGAGATGGTGCTGGTCGGGGAGTGCGGGCACATCCCCATGGTCGAGCGCGCCGACGAGTACTCGGTCCACCTCGACCGCTTCCTGGCACCCTTCGACGCGGCGGCCGCAGCGGCCGGGGCGCCCGCGTGA
- a CDS encoding 4'-phosphopantetheinyl transferase superfamily protein, with the protein MTRSAVLVGVDIVEADRIGRTVSDGGAAYGRRVTTPAERELHAGSPLADAASFAVKESFIKAVGGRAAGFDWHDFEERGEEQRWAAPLLAEAASALGASIELTLTTGASIELTLTTGASYTIRGASRRAALARLAPQENDAPVAGAARWGLGAGLLVALAIVTVDSKGAL; encoded by the coding sequence GTGACCCGTTCCGCGGTCCTGGTGGGCGTGGACATCGTGGAGGCGGACCGGATCGGCAGGACCGTCTCCGACGGCGGCGCCGCCTACGGCAGGCGGGTCACCACACCCGCCGAGCGGGAACTGCACGCGGGCTCGCCCCTCGCGGACGCCGCCTCGTTCGCGGTCAAGGAGAGCTTCATCAAGGCGGTGGGCGGCAGGGCGGCCGGCTTCGACTGGCACGACTTCGAGGAGCGGGGCGAGGAGCAGCGGTGGGCCGCCCCGCTGCTGGCCGAGGCGGCGTCGGCCCTGGGCGCGTCCATCGAGCTGACGCTGACCACGGGCGCGTCCATCGAGCTGACGCTGACCACGGGCGCGTCGTACACCATCAGGGGCGCCAGCCGCCGCGCAGCCCTGGCCCGGCTGGCGCCGCAGGAGAACGACGCCCCGGTGGCCGGTGCGGCCCGGTGGGGCCTCGGCGCGGGACTGCTCGTCGCGCTGGCGATAGTGACCGTCGATTCCAAGGGAGCATTGTGA